From the genome of Pelobates fuscus isolate aPelFus1 chromosome 6, aPelFus1.pri, whole genome shotgun sequence, one region includes:
- the SOD3 gene encoding extracellular superoxide dismutase [Cu-Zn], producing MCCKIQLAIIFILYTVIGIQAEVPKPCDEESFVDMHQKVKDLWLTMLHSNPFLINTDGVSYATCVLNPSTKLQPTDLKLTGQVLFKQTFPNGHLEAIFAVEGFPLDNNQTSRAIHIHNYGDLSDGCDSAGAHYNPFTVNHPNHPGDFGNFRVKDGKIERHGAYPDATLFGPYSIIGRSIVLHMQADDLGKGNNPASLENGNAGKRLACCIIGFSSKSNWDKYMEAHPGLKTPRVSRRSNSKKLTMKV from the coding sequence ATGTGCTGCAAGATACAACTGGCCATAATCTTCATACTTTACACCGTCATCGGTATCCAAGCAGAAGTGCCTAAACCATGTGACGAAGAGTCATTTGTGGACATGCATCAGAAGGTGAAGGATCTTTGGCTAACAATGCTTCATTCAAACCCTTTCCTAATAAATACAGATGGGGTATCCTACGCTACGTGTGTTTTAAATCCTAGTACCAAGTTGCAACCCACAGATTTAAAGCTGACGGGTCAGGTCTTATTTAAACAGACCTTTCCAAACGGGCATCTAGAAGCAATTTTCGCAGTTGAAGGGTTTCCTTTGGATAATAATCAAACTTCTAGAGCAATTCACATCCACAACTATGGTGACCTCAGCGATGGCTGTGACTCTGCCGGTGCACACTACAACCCCTTTACTGTAAACCACCCAAACCATCCTGGAGATTTTGGAAACTTCCGTGTCAAGGATGGAAAGATCGAAAGACATGGAGCATACCCTGATGCTACATTGTTTGGTCCATATTCCATTATTGGCAGATCAATTGTACTCCATATGCAAGCTGATGACCTTGGCAAAGGCAATAACCCAGCCAGTTTGGAAAATGGGAATGCAGGCAAACGCCTAGCTTGTTGTATCATTGGTTTCAGTAGCAAAAGCAACTGGGATAAATATATGGAAGCTCACCCTGGACTGAAAACACCAAGAGTTTCCCGAAGATCTAACAGCAAAAAGCTTACCATGAAAGTTTAA